A stretch of DNA from Acinetobacter sp. C26M:
TCACTCAGTCAGCAAATTAAAGATCTCGAAGATGATGTTGGTGTGCAACTGTTGCATCGTACCAAACGCAAAGTGGAGTTAACCGACGAAGGTCAAGTTTTTCTGGAACAAGCACGTTTAACCCTCACTCAAGCAGACAAAGCTGTCACCATGGCGCGACAGGTTGCTGCGGCCAAAGTACAGTGCTTAAAAATCGGCTTTGTTCCTTCTGCGGAAATTCGTATTTTCCCTTATATTTTGCCGCGCTTAAGAGTTCGACTACCCAAATTGCAGATTCGTACACTTAATCTCAAAGAAAGCGATCAAATCACCAAGCTTAAAAAAGGTGAGCTGGACATTATTTTTATTAATCAGAAATTTGAAAATGAAGCTTTTGCCAGTCAATTGGTGTTAAGAGAACCTTTGATGTTTATGCTTCCCAAGCAGCATCCTTTAGCACAATATTCAGAAATCACTACAGCCCAACTCAAAGATTTTCCATTAACGATTCTGACCCATAAGCTCTCCCAGCCTTTAGCTCGAACAATTACACAGTTCATTAAACAACAGCAAATTCATTTTCAAAGTATCGATGAAGCCAATAGTATTGCCGAAGCGCTCCAAGCCGTACATTCGGGGCATGGTTGCGCCATTTTACCCGCCTATATCCAAGCCTTAGCCACTGACCAGATCGTTGTCAGATCATTGCATCACCCATTGCCCTGTCTCGATGTTTTTATGAGTTATCCAAAAAATCAATTGAACCTTGCCACACAGCAATTCCTAGAAGAAATTCGGCATATATTTGGCTTAGATGGCTCCCATTTGAATTCGCACTAAATTTTTCATAAATAAAAAAGCCGAATCAATCGGCTTCGTTATTCTTTAAGCAAAGCCAATTGGCCTAGGCATTACTAAAAAATGCAGCGAATTTTTGGTAACTTGGTCGCTGTTTAATATTTTCTAAATAATGTTCAATCGCTGGATGAGACTGTACCTCTCCCATCTTAAGCTGCCAAAATAACATCGCAGCAACCGTCACATCTGCAGCCGTAAACTGTTTGCCACATAAATAGGGATCAACTTCACTGAGTCCTTGCACAAAGGCGTTATAGGCATCTTGATAATCACCATATCCTACAGAACCTTTCTGATCGGGTTTCACTTCAACGCCCAGCATTTTATTAGTTGAAGCTGCTTCCCAAGGCCCAGAGATGAAGAATAACCAACGATAATACACGCCACGTTTTGGATCATTCAATGCGGGCGCCAAGCCTTTATCCGCAAATTTATCGGCCAAATAAGCACAAATTGCATCTAGCTCATACACCACCACATCACCATCGACAAGCACAGGTACTTTGCCAAAAGGATTAATTTTTAGGTATTCAGGGGCTTTCATTTCCGTTTGGAAAGCCACCTCAATGCGTTCACATTGCACACCCAACTCGATGAGTAACCAGTCGACAACGACGCCACGTGAAAAACTATTGGTATAAAGTTTAAGTGCCATTTTGATATTTCCTTGGTGAGTTATTCTTATTTCAATGTAATTGTTTTGATTGTCAGTTTTTGTCAGTAGTCGAACGACAAACTTCTTGTGTCCACCATTGTTGAAATAATTGTTGTTTAAATTGTGGGTAAAGCTCCTGACTCAGGCTCAATGCTCGAATCCGATCAATACGGAAGTGACGAAAACTTTTACGTAGCTCACACCATGCAGCCAATACGATTCGATCATTAAAATAACCTAGCGCAAATGGCCACAAAATACGAGAACTTATCCGTTGTTGTTCGTCGGCGTAATCCACCGTAATTTTTAACTGCTGACGGATCGCCAAACGCACTTGCTCCACCAAAGTTTCATCAACAGGCAACCAAACATTGATGGATCTTAAAGTGGTTTGTTTAAGTTGCTGCTGACAATGTTCAGGCAGTACCGCATTGAGCTTTGCCAACACCGAAGTCGAGGCTGATTTCAACGCCAGATCAGGAATATCATTCAACCAATTTAAAGCTAAAAAAATTGCTTCGATCTCAGTTTCATTCAGCGTCATGGGTGGCAATAAGAAATCTTGTTTCAGTTGAAACCCTAGTCCAGCGGCAGCATCAATACAAACGCCCTGCTCACGCAAGGTTTCAATATCACGATAAACACTGCGCTGACTGATTTGCAAACGCTCTGCCAACACCTGCGCGGTCACAGGATAGCGATATTCTCTGAGCAACTGTAATAGATTGAGCAAACGGATTGAACGACTCATACGATCCCTATTGTTATTATGGATGATGGGAGTGTGAACACTCCCATCATTGTCGTTTCATATGATGTGGATGGATTAACTCTCGGTCAAGGCAGCAACATTTAGCACACTTTTCAAATAAGCATGCAAATCATGCACATTGTGCGCGATGGTGAGTGGCTGAAATTGCTGCAAGGTTTCAATGCT
This window harbors:
- the hcaR gene encoding DNA-binding transcriptional regulator HcaR, producing MELRHLRYFITVAEELSFSKAALKLHTSQPSLSQQIKDLEDDVGVQLLHRTKRKVELTDEGQVFLEQARLTLTQADKAVTMARQVAAAKVQCLKIGFVPSAEIRIFPYILPRLRVRLPKLQIRTLNLKESDQITKLKKGELDIIFINQKFENEAFASQLVLREPLMFMLPKQHPLAQYSEITTAQLKDFPLTILTHKLSQPLARTITQFIKQQQIHFQSIDEANSIAEALQAVHSGHGCAILPAYIQALATDQIVVRSLHHPLPCLDVFMSYPKNQLNLATQQFLEEIRHIFGLDGSHLNSH
- a CDS encoding glutathione S-transferase family protein, yielding MALKLYTNSFSRGVVVDWLLIELGVQCERIEVAFQTEMKAPEYLKINPFGKVPVLVDGDVVVYELDAICAYLADKFADKGLAPALNDPKRGVYYRWLFFISGPWEAASTNKMLGVEVKPDQKGSVGYGDYQDAYNAFVQGLSEVDPYLCGKQFTAADVTVAAMLFWQLKMGEVQSHPAIEHYLENIKQRPSYQKFAAFFSNA
- a CDS encoding YafY family protein, with product MSRSIRLLNLLQLLREYRYPVTAQVLAERLQISQRSVYRDIETLREQGVCIDAAAGLGFQLKQDFLLPPMTLNETEIEAIFLALNWLNDIPDLALKSASTSVLAKLNAVLPEHCQQQLKQTTLRSINVWLPVDETLVEQVRLAIRQQLKITVDYADEQQRISSRILWPFALGYFNDRIVLAAWCELRKSFRHFRIDRIRALSLSQELYPQFKQQLFQQWWTQEVCRSTTDKN